One genomic window of Arachis hypogaea cultivar Tifrunner chromosome 8, arahy.Tifrunner.gnm2.J5K5, whole genome shotgun sequence includes the following:
- the LOC112705281 gene encoding probable L-type lectin-domain containing receptor kinase VII.2, producing the protein MHQPVSVWKSFFIMSLLYLVLILHTLTTLSSASATEFVYNTNFSNKNITLFGNASIQSSILTLTNQSFFTIGRAFYPQRIRTKRSNSSTLLPFATSFIFSLAPFKNFDAGPGFAFLFTPSRGLNGTTSSQYLGLFNLSNEGNPQNHVLGVEFDTIRNGEVFQDINDNHVGVDINSLVSSVAHEAGYWGGKDDKEFKVLKISSGENYQVWIEFNHSQLNITMAKAGETRPRVPLISSNVNLSEVLVEEMYVGFSASTGRAIDSTKILAWSFSNSNFSIGDALVTDNLPSFVFHKKWFSGSGAIIVGVFITTIIGAGFVLLIFCRENKANEELEEWELEYWPHRISFHEIDAATRGFSEQNVVGNGANGKVYKGILQGEEVAVKRIPQEGEGMREFLAELSSLGRMRHKNLVGLKGWCKKEKGNLILVYDFMNNGSLDQRIFECEEIMLLGWKERIEVLKDVAAGILYLHEGWEVKVLHRDIKASNVLLDKDMNARLGDFGLARMHNHQGEVAATTRVLGTVGYIAPEVIRTGRVSTQSDVYGFGILALEVLCGRRPIEEHKPGLLEWLMSLSVADQLHSAVDERLKAKGGYSIEEAEKLLHLGLLCSNSDPNMRPMMRQVVKMLEGEMEGVESNEESAEMGLLAKIKSAAMWSKSECTFPHNDYPTMDEVRMFSSSSMIQHTSDNSAILEGR; encoded by the coding sequence ATGCATCAACCTGTTTCAGTTTGGAAAAGTTTTTTCATAATGTCTCTACTATACCTCGTTCTAATTCTTCACACTTTAACCACTTTGAGCTCAGCTTCAGCCACTGAATTTGTCTACAACACAAACTTCAGCAACAAAAATATCACCTTATTTGGAAATGCCAGTATTCAGTCCTCCATTCTCACTCTTACAAACCAGAGTTTCTTCACCATTGGCCGTGCTTTTTACCCTCAAAGAATACGAACCAAACGATCCAACTCATCCACCCTTCTCCCCTTTGCAACCTCCTTTATATTCTCTCTTGCCCCCTTCAAAAACTTTGATGCTGGCCCTGGTTTTGCTTTCTTGTTCACACCATCAAGAGGTCTAAATGGCACAACCTCAAGTCAGTATCTTGGTCTCTTCAATCTCAGCAACGAAGGCAATCCACAGAACCATGTTCTTGGAGTTGAGTTTGACACTATTAGAAATGGAGAAGTATTTCAAGACATAAATGACAACCATGTTGGTGTTGACATAAACTCGCTCGTTTCCTCGGTTGCACATGAAGCAGGCTATTGGGGTGGGAAGGATGATAAGGAATTCAAGGTGTTGAAGATAAGCAGTGGGGAGAATTATCAAGTATGGATTGAGTTCAACCACTCACAGTTAAACATTACTATGGCTAAGGCAGGAGAAACGCGGCCTAGAGTGCCTCTAATCAGTTCGAATGTTAATCTTTCTGAGGTTCTTGTGGAAGAAATGTATGTTGGTTTCAGTGCTTCAACAGGGAGGGCAATAGATAGTACTAAAATACTTGCTTGGAGTTTTAGCAATTCAAATTTTTCAATTGGTGATGCTTTAGTCACTGATAATTTGCCTTCATTTGTCTTTCATAAAAAGTGGTTTTCTGGATCAGGAGCTATAATTGTTGGAGTCTTCATTACTACAATTATTGGTGCTGGGTTTGTGTTGTTGATTTTCTGTAGGGAAAATAAGGCAAATGAAGAACTTGAAGAATGGGAATTGGAGTACTGGCCCCATAGGATTAGTTTCCATGAGATTGATGCAGCAACAAGGGGGTTCTCTGAACAGAATGTTGTTGGTAATGGAGCGAACGGGAAGGTATATAAAGGGATCTTGCAAGGTGAAGAAGTTGCAGTGAAGAGAATCCCTCAAGAAGGAGAAGGGATGAGAGAGTTCTTGGCTGAGCTCTCAAGTCTAGGAAGAATGAGGCATAAAAATTTGGTGGGGTTGAAAGGCTGGtgcaagaaagagaagggaaactTGATTCTTGTTTACGACTTCATGAACAATGGAAGTTTAGACCAAAGAATCTTCGAGTGCGAAGAGATAATGCTGCTAGGGTGGAAAGAGAGGATTGAGGTTTTGAAAGATGTGGCTGCAGGGATTCTTTACCTGCATGAGGGTTGGGAAGTTAAGGTCTTGCACAGGGACATCAAAGCGAGCAATGTTCTACTGGACAAGGACATGAATGCTAGGTTGGGAGATTTTGGATTGGCACGAATGCACAATCATCAAGGAGAAGTCGCCGCAACAACTAGAGTATTAGGGACAGTAGGATACATAGCTCCTGAAGTAATTAGAACAGGAAGGGTATCAACTCAATCTGATGTGTATGGTTTCGGAATCTTGGCATTGGAAGTGCTTTGTGGCAGAAGGCCTATTGAAGAACACAAGCCAGGGTTACTTGAATGGTTGATGTCCCTATCAGTGGCTGATCAGTTGCACAGTGCTGTAGATGAGAGGTTAAAGGCTAAAGGGGGATACTCTATTGAGGAAGCTGAGAAATTGCTTCATTTGGGTTTGCTTTGTTCAAATTCAGACCCTAATATGAGACCAATGATGAGGCAAGTTGTGAAAATGCTGGAGGGGGAAATGGAAGGTGTTGAGTCTAATGAAGAAAGTGCAGAGATGGGTTTACTTGCAAAAATAAAATCAGCAGCAATGTGGTCTAAAAGTGAGTGTACCTTTCCACATAATGATTATCCAACCATGGATGAGGTAAGGATGTTCAGTTCTAGTTCTATGATACAACATACAAGTGACAACAGTGCCATTCTAGAAGGCAGATAA
- the LOC112707127 gene encoding L-type lectin-domain containing receptor kinase VII.1-like, with protein MSLFHFLVILLHIVTTLNLASATEFVYNTNFSHKNINLFGNASIESSILTLTNQSFFSIGRAFYPHKIPTKQANSSTLLPFATSFIFSVSPIKNFVITGHGLAFIFAPSRGVNGRSSAEYLGLFNLSNEGSPQNHVFGVEFDTIMNEEFDDIDGNHVGVDINSLASTISHEAGYWCGNDDKEFKVLKISNGENYQVWIEFKHSQLNVTMAKAGQKRPRAPLISINLNVSDVLMDEMYVGFSASTGKILDRVNILAWSFSNSNFSIGDALVTDNLPSFFLHKRWFSGLRALLLGVISVLIIGCGSTVLFVLCRRNKKGEELEDWELEYWPHRISFHEIDAATRGFSEENVVGNGGNGKVYKGVLQGEEVAVKRILQEREQGMREFLAEVSSLGRMRHKNLVGLRGWCKKEKGNLILVYDLMNNGSLDKRIYDSDENMMLCWEERINILKNVAAGILYLHEGWEVKVLHRDIKASNVLLDKDMNARLGDFGLARMHDHHGQVATTTQVLGTVGYIAPEVIRTGRASTQSDVYGFGIMMLEVLCGRRPTEEHKPGLLEWLVSLTVNGQLLSAVDQRLKAKGGYTIEEAERLLHLGLLCSNSDPNKRPMMRQILKMLEGDMEGVDSDEENMEISLLGKIKSASMWSDNECTFPQPTLDEIRIFSSSSMMIPRSGSGTIPPEFSESDIIREGR; from the coding sequence ATGTCTCTATTTCATTTCCTTGTTATCCTTCTTCATATTGTAACCACTCTGAACTTGGCTTCAGCCACTGAATTTGTCTACAACACAAATTTCAGCCACAAAAACATCAATTTATTTGGAAATGCAAGTATTGAATCCTCCATTCTAACTCTAACTAATCAGAGTTTCTTCTCCATAGGCCGCGCTTTCTATCCTCATAAAATACCTACCAAACAAGCCAACTCTTCAACTCTTCTCCCATTTGCAACCTCCTTCATCTTCTCTGTTTCCCCCATTAAAAACTTTGTTATTACTGGTCATGGTCTTGCTTTCATATTTGCACCATCAAGAGGTGTAAACGGCAGATCCTCGGCCGAGTATCTTGGCCTTTTCAATCTCAGCAATGAAGGCAGTCCCCAGAACCATGTTTTTGGAGTTGAATTCGACACGATTATGAATGAAGAGTTCGACGATATCGATGGAAATCATGTTGGCGTTGACATAAACTCGCTTGCTTCGACAATTTCACATGAGGCTGGATATTGGTGTgggaatgatgataaggagttcAAGGTGTTGAAGATAAGCAATGGAGAGAATTATCAGGTATGGATTGAGTTCAAGCATTCACAGCTTAATGTTACTATGGCTAAGGCAGGACAAAAGAGGCCTCGAGCGCCTCTTATCAGTATAAACCTTAATGTTTCTGATGTTCTTATGGATGAAATGTATGTTGGTTTCAGTGCATCAACAGGAAAAATATTAGACAGGGTTAATATTCTTGCTTGGAGTTTTAGCAATTCAAATTTTTCAATTGGTGATGCTTTAGTGACTGACAACTTGCCTTCATTCTTCCTTCATAAAAGATGGTTTTCCGGATTAAGAGCCTTACTTCTTGGAGTAATCAGTGTGCTAATCATTGGTTGTGGCTCTACAGTGTTGTTTGTGCTATGCAGGCGAAACAAGAAAGGTGAAGAACTTGAAGACTGGGAGTTAGAGTATTGGCCTCATAGGATTAGTTTCCATGAGATTGATGCAGCGACTAGGGGATTCTCTGAAGAGAACGTGGTTGGTAATGGCGGAAATGGGAAGGTATATAAAGGAGTTCTGCAAGGTGAAGAAGTAGCAGTGAAGAGAATTCTTCAAGAAAGAGAACAAGGGATGAGAGAGTTCTTGGCTGAGGTCTCAAGTCTTGGTAGAATGAGGCACAAAAACTTGGTTGGATTGAGAGGTTGGtgcaagaaagaaaagggaaacttGATTCTTGTTTATGACTTGATGAACAATGGAAGTTTAGACAAAAGGATCTATGACAGTGACGAAAACATGATGCTATGTTGGGAAGAGAggataaatattttgaaaaatgtgGCTGCAGGGATTCTATACCTGCATGAGGGTTGGGAAGTTAAGGTTTTGCATAGGGACATCAAAGCAAGCAATGTTCTACTGGACAAGGACATGAATGCAAGGTTGGGAGATTTCGGATTGGCGCGAATGCATGATCATCATGGACAAGTAGCCACCACAACACAAGTATTAGGCACAGTAGGATACATAGCTCCTGAAGTAATTAGAACTGGAAGAGCATCAACACAATCTGATGTGTATGGTTTCGGAATAATGATGTTGGAAGTGCTTTGTGGAAGAAGGCCAACTGAAGAACACAAGCCAGGGCTACTTGAATGGTTGGTCTCCCTAACGGTGAATGGCCAGTTGCTTAGTGCTGTTGATCAGAGATTGAAGGCTAAGGGTGGATACACCATTGAAGAAGCTGAGAGGTTGCTTCATTTGGGTCTGTTATGTTCAAATTCAGACCCTAATAAGAGGCCAATGATGAGGCAGATTTTGAAAATGCTAGAAGGTGATATGGAAGGAGTTGATTCTgatgaagaaaatatggagaTCAGTTTACTAGGAAAAATAAAATCAGCATCAATGTGGTCTGATAATGAATGTACTTTTCCACAACCTACTTTGGATGAAATTAGGATATTCAGTTCTAGTTCTATGATGATTCCTAGAAGTGGCTCAGGTACCATTCCTCCAGAATTCTCAGAATCAGACATCATTAGAGAAGGTAGGTAA
- the LOC112707126 gene encoding probable L-type lectin-domain containing receptor kinase VII.2: MMMMVHDIHTLFFFMAILNLNIALLSCVSATEFVYNRNFNSTNTKLYGNATIQNSILSLTNQTYFSIGRAFYPFKIPMKKQSNSTLLPFSTSFIFSIAPIKNFPIAHGFALFFTPVMAIHGELSGNYMGLFNRSTAGNASNHVFAIEFDDFRNEEFNELNDNHVGVDVNSMMSEYSEPAGFWGGKDGETMEELKLASGENYQVWIEFDGSHINVTMAIAGHRKPQRPLIHNKPINLSGVFLDEMYVGFSGATGRMVDECRILAWSFSNSNFSIGDALHTNRLPLFVHPKALVYRSKYFILGVIFGGLIVIGCGTLVFMSLLLRSKGKKGGKDEQVEDWELEYWPHRISYEEICVATNGFSEENVIGNGTSGRVYKGVLKGVEVAVKRFNHETQHEMREFLAEISSLGRMKHRNLVGFRGWSKKKGGKLILVYDYMGNESLDKRIFECEDDTMILSWELRLSVLQNVACGILYLHEGWEFEVLHRDIKASNVLLDKDMNARLGDFGLARLHRQENVSDTTRVIGTLGYMAPELVRIGRPSTATDVYSFGILILEVVCGRRPIVVDKPALVDWVFSLMEKGQLSFAVDERLKNQSGFSTEEVERVLHLGLLCASSDPGIRPAMRQVVKILEGIRNCDCNDSCINMSLLGKINSAASWSRSSTSSATVNYPTFDEILQTKFYSTASQSFSYPSLQPDSESIAEGR; the protein is encoded by the coding sequence atgatgatgatggttcaTGATATTCATACCTTGTTCTTCTTCATGGCCATTCTCAATCTTAACATAGCTCTTTTGAGTTGTGTGTCAGCAACTGAATTTGTGTATAACAGAAACTTCAACTCCACAAACACCAAGCTCTATGGAAATGCCACAATCCAAAACTCCATTCTCTCTCTCACTAACCAAACTTACTTTTCCATTGGCCGTGCCTTTTACCCTTTCAAGATACCAATGAAGAAACAATCAAATTCTACCCTTCTTCCCTTTTCAACCTCTTTCATATTCTCCATTGCTCCTATCAAGAACTTCCCCATTGCTCATGGCTTTGCTCTCTTCTTCACTCCTGTCATGGCCATCCATGGTGAACTCTCAGGGAACTACATGGGACTATTTAACCGTTCCACAGCAGGTAACGCCTCAAACCATGTATTTGCCATTGAGTTTGATGATTTTAGGAATGAGGAGTtcaatgaattgaatgataaccATGTTGGTGTTGATGTGAATTCAATGATGTCTGAGTATTCTGAACCTGCTGGGTTTTGGGGTGGGAAAGATGGTGAAACAATGGAGGAATTGAAGCTTGCTAGTGGTGAAAATTATCAGGTTTGGATTGAGTTTGATGGTTCACATATCAATGTTACTATGGCCATAGCAGGGCATAGGAAGCCTCAAAGGCCTTTGATTCATAATAAGCCTATTAACCTTTCTGGGGTTTTCTTGGATGAGATGTATGTGGGGTTTTCTGGGGCAACAGGGAGAATGGTTGATGAGTGTAGAATCTTGGCTTGGAGTTTTAGCAATTCGAATTTTTCGATCGGTGATGCCTTGCACACCAACCGTTTGCCTTTATTCGTGCATCCAAAGGCATTGGTTTATAGATCAAAATATTTCATTTTGGGGGTCATTTTTGGTGGATTGATAGTTATTGGTTGTGGTACTTTGGTGTTTATGAGTTTATTATTAAGATCCAAAGGAAAAAAAGGAGGGAAAGATGAACAGGTTGAAGATTGGGAATTGGAATATTGGCCTCACAGAATTAGCTATGAAGAGATTTGTGTTGCGACGAATGGATTCTCCGAGGAGAATGTGATTGGGAATGGGACAAGTGGGAGAGTTTACAAGGGAGTGTTGAAAGGTGTAGAAGTCGCGGTTAAGAGATTCAACCATGAAACTCAGCATGAGATGAGAGAGTTTCTGGCAGAGATCTCAAGCCTAGGGAGAATGAAACACAGGAATTTGGTTGGTTTCAGAGGGTGGAGCAAAAAAAAAGGAGGGAAATTGATCCTTGTATATGATTATATGGGGAATGAGAGCTTGGATAAGAGAATTTTCGAGTGTGAAGATGACACCATGATACTCAGCTGGGAACTCAGGCTCAGTGTGCTTCAAAATGTAGCTTGTGGAATTTTGTACCTACATGAAGGCTGGGAATTCGAGGTCTTGCATAGAGATATTAAAGCAAGTAATGTACTACTCGACAAGGATATGAACGCACGATTGGGAGATTTTGGCCTAGCCAGGCTGCACCGACAGGAAAACGTGTCTGACACAACAAGAGTGATTGGAACTCTGGGTTACATGGCACCAGAGCTAGTCCGAATTGGTCGACCATCAACCGCTACTGATGTGTACAGTTTTGGAATATTGATCTTGGAAGTGGTGTGTGGGAGAAGGCCTATTGTGGTAGATAAACCTGCATTGGTTGATTGGGTATTTTCCCTTATGGAGAAAGGGCAATTGAGTTTTGCCGTTGATGAGAGGCTGAAGAATCAAAGTGGTTTCAGCACTGaggaagttgagagagtgttgCATTTGGGTTTGTTATGTGCAAGTTCAGACCCTGGTATTAGGCCAGCAATGAGGCAAGTGGTGAAAATTTTGGAAGGAATAAGAAACTGTGATTGTAATGATTCATGCATCAATATGAGTCTTCTTGGGAAAATAAACTCAGCGGCATCATGGTCTAGGAGTTCAACAAGTTCTGCCACTGTGAATTATCCTACTTTTGATGAAATTTTGCAGACTAAGTTCTATTCCACAGCATCTCAAAGCTTCTCTTATCCAAGCCTACAACCAGATTCTGAGTCAATCGCAGAAGGAAGATGA